A part of Arachis hypogaea cultivar Tifrunner chromosome 12, arahy.Tifrunner.gnm2.J5K5, whole genome shotgun sequence genomic DNA contains:
- the LOC112730047 gene encoding COP1-interacting protein 7 isoform X2, with product MAFARAFAAGFDIDCLPALMSFAECFEASRLMDACRRFKGLWKRKHESGQWLEIEAGEVTPNRTDFFATNASSIILSNTATKSHTELESGSNGKTNSVNFSADQRATEGLQDNVHVQFPHNGFPPWPVHSLPGSLQAFQPYPVQGIPYYQTYPANNSFMQPEAKRLNADQNMGHRKHSMDNGNYNNESDALNAEFSMFQDEMNMERESSRTGDQRKKASRSSRQKSGMVIIRNINYVTNAERASASASEADEETEESAKATKGRGISNEESLKKLSSYDREDAADCGDKEAGGHWQAFQNLLLRDVDEDRHAVDQGMFEKVDHIRRKKQIGVNDPLDFGDRDMCEIQGGNGVDMHTISRGSMRMATSTDGDLLLSRRASQTGSGRSVVDVNSQETSGRKNGYRRAANEDFIVNKQESVSGNAKSFSDMISVNGHSFSNNKLERRLFHDDSDDSYIVNSRSVGVSGERNAMDMDSEFPKVHKKKKNLSCEPDELSLMPERGTEKGLMGYGPLLEYEMRAQPKGRASQDKNKVALAQTKPGSKMLNKEKKSSVGPIRRGKTNKPSPLDDARARAERLRSYKADLQKTKKEREEEDRKRIEALKMERQKRIAARSSTVTAKSPVPSKVTTTKLPTKLSPSSKFSDSEPRSSSPFQRFRIASIGCNISPEVSKTSKLNGGSYSATNKLSRSAPSLPDSKKEKGIDGRIHTKSTVVQSRRLSEPKMSTIHQTSLAPIRRLSEPKISTIPQSSSAQIRRLSEPKMGTIRQNSLQRSRRLSEPKMSTIRPSPSVETHNSGTRTTAKTKAVNVTESRKISAIVNHDKSKTAALPELKIRTSNASDSVQNRSSSTEKTQKLNGIKSSMNTAGTMMRKNEIHNSPNDDGDDNPIIEKTVVMLEYEKPRAPDFSNKKSENKPVPSRRQYDNDRVMDKAETVSSYALVTPILPLSTDIVDIESSENGSLLQPTEDKRDNTESKPSKSSSICIAEEPYHAPSARVSCSEDSCPRDSEQGKALPTRLETASTSIGMETFRARVSDSRNSMLEKIPEVIEKPVKESPKGLRGLLKFRRKNHSLPSGRNMEADTGSVDSSEANNARTNSSPNQVTLMSRDEAPSTSVTPQKSSRSFSLLSAFRSKSGEKKIMMA from the exons TTAATTTTTCAGCTGATCAACGAGCAACAGAAGGTCTCCAAGATAATGTTCATGTCCAGTTTCCACATAATGGTTTTCCCCCTTGGCCCGTTCATTCTCTCCCAGGTTCCTTACAAGCTTTTCAGCCGTATCCAGTGCAAGGCATCCCCTACTATCAGACCTATCCAGCAAACAACTCATTTATGCAGCCAGAGGCTAAGAGATTAAATGCTGATCAAAATATGGGACACAGAAAGCATTCTATGGATAATGGAAACTATAATAATGAATCAGATGCTTTGAATGCAGAATTTTCAATGTTTCAGGATGAAATGAATATGGAAAGGGAAAGTTCTCGGACTGGAGATCAACGAAAGAAAGCTAGCCGATCGAGTAGACAGAAGTCTGGTATGGTGATCATCCGGAACATCAATTACGTAACAAACGCAGAACGGGCTTCAGCTTCTGCTTCTGAAGCTGATGAAGAGACTGAGGAATCTGCAAAGGCTACAAAAGGAAGAGGAATTAGTAATGAGGAATCTTTGAAGAAATTGAGTTCGTATGATAGGGAAGATGCTGCAGACTGTGGTGATAAGGAAGCAGGAGGACATTGGCAAGCATTCCAAAATTTGTTATTGAGAGATGTGGATGAAGATAGACATGCCGTTGACCAAGGCATGTTTGAAAAGGTAGATCATATCAGGAGAAAGAAACAGATTGGTGTCAACGATCCCTTAGATTTTGGTGACAGGGATATGTGTGAAATTCAAGGAGGTAATGGTGTAGATATGCACACCATTAGCAGGGGATCAATGCGCATGGCTACGTCAACTGATGGTGATTTGTTGTTATCCAGAAGGGCAAGTCAAACTGGTAGTGGCAGGTCTGTGGTTGATGTAAATTCTCAAGAAACTTCTGGAAGGAAGAATGGTTATAGGAGGGCTGCGAATGAGGATTTCATTGTTAATAAACAAGAAAGTGTGTCTGGTAATGCAAAGTCTTTTTCAGATATGATATCTGTCAACGGACACAGTTTTTCAAACAATAAGTTGGAAAGGAGGTTGTTCCATGATGATAGTGATGACTCCTATATAGTGAACTCTAGGTCGGTTGGAGTTAGTGGTGAGAGAAATGCTATGGACATGGACTCGGAGTTCCCAAAGGtgcataagaagaaaaaaaaccttTCCTGTGAGCCAGATGAATTGAGCTTGATGCCTGAACGGGGAACAGAAAAGGGTTTGATGGGTTATGGCCCTCTATTAGAATATGAAATGCGGGCCCAACCAAAAGGGCGTGCTTCACAAGATAAGAACAAAGTGGCACTGGCTCAAACCAAACCAGGATCTAAGATGTTGAATAAGGAGAAGAAATCAAGTGTTGGCCCAATTAGGAGAGGAAAAACGAATAAACCGAGTCCATTGGATGATGCACGAGCACGAGCTGAAAGACTTAGAAGCTACAAAGCTGATCTCCAGAAAACGAAGAAAGAGAGG gaAGAGGAAGACAGAAAACGCATAGAAGCTTTAAAGATGGAGAGGCAAAAGAGAATTGCTGCTAGGAGTAGCACCGTCACTGCTAAATCACCAGTGCCATCAAAAGTAACAACCACAAAGCTTCCGACAAAGCTTTCACCAAGCTCAAAATTTAGTGATTCTGAGCCAAGATCATCCTCTCCCTTTCAAAGATTCAGAATTGCTTCCATTGGATGCAATATTTCCCCCGAGGTCTCAAAAACCAGCAAATTAAATGGTGGAAGTTACTCAGCTACAAACAAATTAAGCCGGTCAGCTCCTTCTCTGCCTGATTCTAAGAAGGAAAAGGGGATTGATGGTAGAATTCATACCAAGTCAACAGTGGTGCAAAGTAGAAGATTGTCCGAACCTAAAATGAGTACTATTCatcagacttctttggcacccaTAAGAAGATTGTCGGAACCCAAAATCAGCACCATTCCTCAATCTTCATCGGCACAAATTAGAAGATTGTCAGAACCTAAAATGGGTACCATTCGTCAGAATTCTTTGCAACGAAGTAGAAGATTGTCAGAACCTAAAATGAGTACTATTCGTCCGAGTCCCTCAGTTGAAACACATAACAGTGGCACTAGGACAACAGCAAAGACCAAGGCAGTAAATGTGACCGAAAGCAGAAAGATTTCTGCTATTGTGAACCATGATAAAAGCAAGACTGCAGCCCTCCCGGAACTTAAAATCAGAACTTCTAATGCAAGTGATAGTGTCCAAAACAGATCATCAAGTACAGAGAAGACACAGAAGCTGAATGGTATTAAGTCTTCTATGAATACAGCAGGAACCATGATGaggaaaaatgaaattcacaattCACCCAATGATGATGGAGATGACAATCCCATAATTGAGAAGACTGTTGTGATGCTTGAGTATGAAAAACCACGTGCCCCTGATTTTAGTAACAAGAAGTCTGAAAATAAACCTGTGCCATCAAGGAGACAATATGACAATGATAGAGTAATGGATAAAGCTGAGACGGTGTCAAGTTATGCTCTTGTTACACCAATTTTACCATTGAGCACTGATATAGTAGATATAGAAAGCTCAGAGAACGGATCACTCTTGCAACCTACAGAG GATAAAAGAGATAACACAGAGAGCAAACCTTCAAAATCATCTAGCATTTGTATTGCTGAGGAACCTTATCATGCCCCATCTGCCCGAGTTTCTTGTTCAGAAGACAGTTGTCCACGGGATTCTGAGCAGGGTAAAGCACTTCCAACACGCTTGGAGACTGCATCAACATCAATTGGTATGGAAACGTTTAGAGCACGTGTGTCTGATTCCAGAAACTCAATGCTTGAGAAGATTCCCGAAGTGATTGAGAAGCCAGTAAAGGAATCACCGAAAGGTTTGAGAGGGCTGTTAAAGTTTAGAAGAAAAAATCATAGCTTGCCTTCTGGACGCAACATGGAAGCAGATACTGGCAGTGTTGATAGTTCTGAGGCAAATAATGCCAGAACTAATAGTTCCCCAAACCAAG TTACTTTGATGTCGCGCGACGAAGCACCATCGACCAGCGTAACGCCTCAGAAGT CTTCGCGATCATTCTCGTTGTTATCAGCATTCCGAAGTAAGAGCGGCGAGAAAAAGATAATGATGGCTTAA
- the LOC112727396 gene encoding glycolipid transfer protein 1 isoform X1: MHEIFIQSTNMEGTVFAPALEQLEHVKSEQGEILTRPFLDACKHILPVIDKFGTAMGLVKSDIGGNISRLESQYSSNPSRFNCLFSLVQAEVETNTTKASSSCTNGLLWLTRAMDFLVGLFQSLIEHEDWSLSQACTESYNNTLKKWHGWLASSSFGVVMKLVPDRKKFMEVLGGGGNLNADMEKFCATLSPLLEENHKFLARLGLDDMKAS, from the exons ATGCATGAAATCTTTATT CAAAGCACAAATATGGAAGGGACTGTCTTTGCACCTGCACTGGAACAACTTGAGCATGTCAAATCTGAGCAAGGAGAAATTCTGACAAGGCCTTTCTTAGATGCCTGCAAGCACATATTACCTGTTATAG ATAAGTTTGGAACTGCTATGGGCCTCGTTAAATCGGACATTGGTGGTAACATATCA AGATTGGAGTCTCAATATTCTTCCAATCCATCCAGATTCAATTGTCTGTTTAGTTTGGTACAAGCAGAGGTTGAAACTAACACTACTAAGGCATCATCCAGTTGTACCAATGGACTTCTTTGGTTGACAAG GGCCATGGATTTCTTGGTGGGTTTGTTCCAAAGTTTGATAGAGCACGAAGATTGGTCGTTGTCACAAGCCTGCACAGAATCCTACAACAACACTCTCAAGAAGTGGCATGGTTGGCTTGCTAGTTCAAGCTTTGGT GTTGTCATGAAGCTTGTTCCTGATAGGAAGAAGTTCATGGAGGTTCTCGGAGGCGGTGGCAATCTCAATGCTGACATGGAGAAATTTTGTGCTACCCTTTCCCCACTCCTTGAAGAAAATCACAAGTTTCTG GCGCGTCTCGGCTTGGACGATATGAAGGCATCATGA
- the LOC112727396 gene encoding glycolipid transfer protein 1 isoform X2 yields MEGTVFAPALEQLEHVKSEQGEILTRPFLDACKHILPVIDKFGTAMGLVKSDIGGNISRLESQYSSNPSRFNCLFSLVQAEVETNTTKASSSCTNGLLWLTRAMDFLVGLFQSLIEHEDWSLSQACTESYNNTLKKWHGWLASSSFGVVMKLVPDRKKFMEVLGGGGNLNADMEKFCATLSPLLEENHKFLARLGLDDMKAS; encoded by the exons ATGGAAGGGACTGTCTTTGCACCTGCACTGGAACAACTTGAGCATGTCAAATCTGAGCAAGGAGAAATTCTGACAAGGCCTTTCTTAGATGCCTGCAAGCACATATTACCTGTTATAG ATAAGTTTGGAACTGCTATGGGCCTCGTTAAATCGGACATTGGTGGTAACATATCA AGATTGGAGTCTCAATATTCTTCCAATCCATCCAGATTCAATTGTCTGTTTAGTTTGGTACAAGCAGAGGTTGAAACTAACACTACTAAGGCATCATCCAGTTGTACCAATGGACTTCTTTGGTTGACAAG GGCCATGGATTTCTTGGTGGGTTTGTTCCAAAGTTTGATAGAGCACGAAGATTGGTCGTTGTCACAAGCCTGCACAGAATCCTACAACAACACTCTCAAGAAGTGGCATGGTTGGCTTGCTAGTTCAAGCTTTGGT GTTGTCATGAAGCTTGTTCCTGATAGGAAGAAGTTCATGGAGGTTCTCGGAGGCGGTGGCAATCTCAATGCTGACATGGAGAAATTTTGTGCTACCCTTTCCCCACTCCTTGAAGAAAATCACAAGTTTCTG GCGCGTCTCGGCTTGGACGATATGAAGGCATCATGA